tcactttcagtctgtaaTGTGTCTTTAGGCCTGAAGTAAGTCTCTTACTGGCAGCATATACatggtcttgttttttaaatccattctacaaccctatgtcttttgagtgGAACattttagaccatttacatttaaagtaaatattgacAGCTACATACTTACTGCCATGTTGTTGACTGTTTTCTAGTTGGTTTTATAGTTCTTCACCATTCCTTACCTTGCTCTTTTTCcgtctgctgaaaaatcagctgatataGCCTTATGGAGTTTCTCTTGTACAGAACTTTTTGCTTCATTCTCGCTGTTTTTACAATTATTCTTCTTCAGCCTTTGacgtttttaattatattttgtggTGTGGACCTTCTTGAGTTCATCTTATTAAGGAGTTGGGCTCTATATGCTTCATGAATCTGAATGTCTATTTCCTTCTGTATGTTAAGGAAGTTTCCAGCTgtaattcttcaaataaattttctgcctccttctctctttattcttctgggacccctatcATATGAATGTTTGTTCATTTGATGTTGTCCAACTGATtccttatcttcattttttttttaagattttatttatttattcatgagagacacagaggtagagacgcacaggcaaagggagaagcaggctccctgcagagagcccaatgtgggactcgatcccaggaccctgggatcatgccctgagccgaaggcagatgttcaactgctgagccacccagttgtcccctattttcatttttttttttttaattcttttatttttgggtggcgcctggctggctcagttgatggagcatgtaactcttgatctcagggttgtgagttcaagcctcatgttgggcacaACATGggactttaagaaaaataaaaatttaagaaaaataaaaattgaaataaaataatctttatttttactgttcAGCTTGGGTCCTTTCCATTACCCCatctttcattcttctgtatccATTAATCTTGTGATTTCAGCTGTATTCTTCAACTctggttctttatattttccacGTTTTTGTGAAGTTCTTACTGAGTTCTACTCTTCTCTCCAGCCCATTGCCCATCTTtacaatcatttaaaatttttcatttaaataatgaagaaatgcCTTCATTTAAAGGCAAGTTGCGTATCTCcagttcattaatttctttttatgtagttttgtattgttcttttatttggggcACATTCCTGTCTCCCCATTTTGCTTGACACTGTATTTCTATGAATTAGGCAGTTCAGCTACTTCTCCTAAACTTGAAGGAATGGTCTTGGTGTGTGGTTGTCCCCTATGTAAACTATATATACCTGGTGACTTTTACTAGCTGGGTGGAGCTATGGCTGGCATGGGTTGGGGATTGTAGGGTACCCCatgctggggctgccctggtgaAATGGTTGGAGATTAGGTGGGTATGAGGCCAGGGGTGGGTCCTGAGGTTTTTTGCAGGGGTGCCTTGGCAGGAGAGCTGGAGGTTAACTGTGTTCAAGCTGGCGGCTCTCCACACAGGGGATGCTCTGGCTGGCGGGACAGCTAATGCTGAACTGGGTGCCAGCTAGTGTGATTCCTGGGCTCTATACATATTGGGTACCCTGAAGCTGAAGTAGATGCAAGCAGTGGGTAGTCCCAGGATTCTCTGCAGAGGGTACCCTTGCAGGATGGCTGGAATTCAAGTGAATATAAGCTGGGGTATTCAGGAATGTGTGGAAGGAAGGTACCCTGGTGGAGGCAGCCATAGCCAAGGTGGGTTGTTGGCTGGGTGGGTCCCTGGGTACTTTGTGTTGAGCACAATTGGGAAGAACAGTTATAGCTGAAATGGGCATGGGCTGGGATTGCTCCAGGGCTCTCTGCATAGATGGTGCCCTCAAAGGACAGCTGGAGTGGGTATAAGCCAGGGTTTCCTGGTAGGGCAGCTGGAGCTGAAAAAAGGCGTCAGCTGGGGGTGCCCTAGAAAGCCATCTGAAGCTAAAGCAGTGCAGGTTTGGAGTGTTCTGAGAGGCTTTGTGCCTGCCTCAGTGTGGTGAGAGAGCCGAGGCTGCAGTGAGCACTGACCAGGGGCTGTCCTCACGTGCCCCACGGTGGGGCTACACTGGTGGGACAGTGAGGGCTGGTGTGGTTTGGGGGCCTACAGGGCTCGTCGTGTTGGTAGGCTGGTTAGGGCGCGGACCCGCTCTCCTCTATGCTGTCAAGGTGGTGGGGGAACATAAACTGTGGCACTCACTGGACCCTCCGACCCAGAGCTAGTTGCAGCAGCTCCCCTGCCAATTAGCAGGGTTCAGGAgctatttcctttaaattttggtTGTTCTTTTAAGccatagcttttattttctgtggCCCAGGGTAGACGAATCTGCTCTGGGTACCTCATTACTATCCTTCCCCTGCAGTTTGCAGCATCAGGGGTGGGGGCACCCTTTGTTACCATGGCTCAGTCTCTCCTGCTATTTTCTGTGTGATCTATCTTATACAGAAGCTGTTCAGTCAGCCCTCAGTATCTCTTCAGGAGGAACTGCCTGTAAATAGGTGTAGATTTGGTGTGCCCACGGAGGGGAGGTCAGGATCTTCCTGTGCCACCATCTTGGACTCAAACACTCCCTAGttgtttataaatctttataGGCTAATATATACACAGCTAGGACTACACGGGGCAATATTAGATCCCAAAGTGGATTTAACAAGCTGTGAAGCACATTTTCTAGattgaaaattaactcaaagttttaaaataaggtaaGTAAAAGTGATATGTATATGCATCTATTTTATACTGCTATCCTAAGGGCATGTTAGGGAAGGGGTTTAAATTCCTCTGAATGGAAATGCTacttatttatataagaaaaggCTAATTTAGAATACTTCAAAGTCACTGATAGGGAAAAGAAATTTAATGCAAAAGATTATAGTCATTTTTGAACCATATAATGGGTAACTACTCATAAGACACTAATTTAGCAGTGTTTTGGTGctgcattttaacttttttcatccTGTGTCTGTGGTATCCGAAGAGCTGGACTAACCAGTTTCCCCTCAGAGTTCTGATGCCGTGGTGGGTGAGGAAGGTCAGTATAATTTTAACTTCGCAGCTAGAGAAACTTGTATATAAGTTTATTATACTGCATTTTACTGACCACATTAACAAGAAtctgatacatatatataaatcaggGTGATAGAATCAATAATTAGGAATATCTGACCAGGACATTCTTGTCTCTAAATCAGAGTACTGAGGAAGCCACAGGTTTCAAAATATTGCTCAATGAGTAAAAATCAGGTAAATATGAAGAATAGACTGATTCTCTTATAAGTCTCTCTCAGTCATGTCTGGCAGACACTCTCTGCCTCCTAGAGTACCCAAAGGCCTTCTGCTAACCAGCTTATTTCCTTTACATCACTATGAATTCAACAATGTCTTACAGAGACCATAATCTTTGTTTTCTGTAGAGGTATTAAGTAACAGAATTTAgcctacctttttaaaatatagactaGGGTTTccaactttcattttaatttgtctaaTTTGTGATGCACCCTGCCCTCACAGCGTTGGTTCTGATGAACACTGGTTGAGAAATTGGCCTGTGTAGCAGAGGTCAAGAAACCAGTGACTCTCACACTAAATACTCTCAAGCCTGTGAAAGCATGCCATCCATATACCGCTGTGTTTCTGACAGTATTCTCTTTTGGGATAGGGCTCATATTTGAGTGAAgataaaaaaaaccacaccacTAGACACTTAACTAATGAGCTGATATGGAAGGACCAATGGGATTATAATGGAACTCCTGAGTTTTGACCAGAGTGTGTGTTTTTAGTTGTAGACTGAATCATCTCAGACTTATCATTCTGAGAAGGCTGataaagagagggaagaaaaaattcaGGTAACTTTTAGAGGTCTACAAACATGCTTCAGCAATCTAAGAAATTGATGATGTATGAGATGAGTTTCTATATTTTCCaagaaaagttaatttttgtgattaCAGGCTTCAGACAAGTTCAATAtgtatgaaatattaataaaattatctctGAAGTATTATAGACTTGAAAATTTCAGATCATGATTTATAAAAACAGTATGAAATGAGAAGAATACTTAAGTTcacataactttttatttttttttaatataaccaaCTTTTGATAGCAGTGTTTTATCAGACATAGGCCTATTACAGAAAAGGAGTGATTTCAGCTCATAACAGCTGTAGAAACGTAAACAAAGTATTAATACAAATGATATTAGCAAATAAGATATTGCTATATCTCTCTGTAAAACTATAAACCTCTTGAAACCATATCCCTCTGACATACCAGACCAAGTTGTTGGCTAAGTAGATAACAACCTAGCTAAATCTGCTCCAAAGCTAAATCAGAAAGAGTAACTTAAATCTCTACGTTTACATAAGCGGTCAGTTTTGTGTTGTAAAGATCAAACGATTTACGTATCTTTTTccaatattctattttaatactTCCTCCTGAAATCATTATTAAATTAGTGCAGTCATTTACCTTATTGTGACTTTTGGTATTTGGAATTTTATGTTGTTCTAGAAATGccttttttaatcaaaataatcttCTAAATCAATATTTGGATCTAGTAGGTCTTCTCCATATGATGAAAGATCCGTCtgatttaaaattaagttttcaaaCGTTTCTTCTAAGTCTGTTTCACCAATTAAGACAGCTCCCATCATTTGCCCATTCTGCATGACAACTTTGACATATTCTTGTCCTTTGGTACATCTCAGCATTAATTCATGATCTGAACCTAAACCTTGGGCATTGTATTTTCCCAGCAACACAACCTAAACgtaggaataaaaacataaaggaaacacTGTATGTAGTTAAACTGTGTTATGCTAGAGTGGCCAGCAGGAAAATCTATTCATGAAAATTGGGGAGTGtctcaaagaaaacatttgaatgGCACTGCATTTATGTATGGATGACACCACCACACAATCTCCATGAACATTAAAAACATCTAGTGAATTAAATATGTAGGATCTGGACTACATCAGCTtagaatcatgaagaaaaaactTGCCTCAGAGTAAAGAGGAGTAAATAGTACGTATGGCAAAGCAGGTGgttcataaataataaacaaacatatatttctttatttttagagaacagGGTAGAGGACCAGAgtcccaagcaaactccatgctaagtacacagcctgatgtggggctcaatctcatatctctgagatcaggacctgagctgaaaccaagagtaagtCACTTAACTGAGTGAACCACCCGGGCACTCCACACCGGATTCATCCTTGAGTGCTATGGGTACAATAGCTTTTGGTTCCTCTCACAAAGCAAGACTGAATCTCAGAATGTACCAGCAGAGAATAAGCCTGGAAGAGACatctaattttctcatttgagtAAGTATTTACATGGTTTTACTTACAAGACTTAATAAAAAGACACTAATTTGCTTATCTTGCTTACCTTATAGTTAAAAAATTTTGTTACATGAGCAAAAAGTTCAAAGCTGAAGTCCAGGTCAATAGGTTCTCCTAAACTAGCTGCGGCCATGCATTTCGCTGCATACCATCCCATCTGTCTAGCCTGGGTCCACAacctcatctggaaaaaaaacatgagataaaatttttcattgaccttgttttaaaaatgctaGCACCTTAACGAACCCTGACAGTCCTCGAGACTGGCTAGGTCTAGCAAGTTTGATGACTAGTTGGGATTTTCTTTGCCATAGAAGCAGTCATCAATCCACACTAACTGAACGATTTTGCTGTTTCATAATTCTATCCAAATTACTGCCTTTAAAATTAAAGGATGCTACCAAATCTGTATGTTTCAATAAACTATTACAAATAACTAAAACACTTCAGGAAGTATATCAGGTAAGAATACTACTAATTAACCAGTCTCCTTTTTCAGAATAAATTCATCAATGGCATAAGTAGAGATGACGAATTATCACTGGAAATTCATTTCTAATCCTTCGGTAAGCAATATATTAGTTGGCATCCAGCCCTaggaatttgttttaaattcttccattattaatttcttctttactgTATGTTTATTTCTACAAAGTTTTAGGAATACATGATAGAACACTGGCCTTGAAACTCAAGAGATTTAAATATCAAATCttctatatatttaacttttcatttttatttaactaataGCCTTCATTTCTTTACCTGAAATGTGTATTACCTATTCCATGGCTATTGAGAGACTTAAATAAACTAGCCTATGCCCTGGTAACTAAATTTGTCTTAAAACAAGCTGGCACTTTAGAAACAAGCTGAAAGCACTCTTCCTATGATTGTTATCTCTGCTGTATGTAAAAACAAAGAACTGAAGCCGCCTCTTAAAATACATCTAGCTCTTCTGCTACTTCACACTCCGTAGTTAATCTGAGGAACTAAAACCCCCACCTGTGGAGCTGGTCTCTCACCGAGTGTTGTGTAGTTCTTTTATCTGTAATGTCTACCTGTGTGTCTACTCCTAAGACCACCTCACCTATGGTCATAGTCTGAGTATTGTCCTCAAGGACTTCTGCTCTGCCATGGAGAGGCCAGCAGCACTGAGGGCAGGAGGAAGTGGCCACCCAGTTGGACGGAGCTGTTCAGCGGAGGAAGGGTGTTCACTCTGGGAAGTTTTTTCAGTCATAATTCCCACAGGAACAGAACTGGGTCCTCAGGATCCCATAAGGTCATCATCTATACAGTCAGTTATTCATCTAAAGCTGCTCTGTTCGGTCTGGTAGCCACTAAACACATGGAGCTATTGAAACTTACATGTAAATAGaattcagtttctcagtcatACTCagcacattttaagtgctcaatagaGATATGTAACTAGTGGCTACCTAACTAGACAGTGCTGATCAAagtatttaaagatgaaaaacaaagtaatagcccataattctttttaaatcacaAGACCTTCCAGTCTGTTCCATCACTATAATATCTTACCAAAgcggaaatttttttttttttaaatgtcacaaaaAACTCTGTGATAGTTTCCTACTTAAAGTAGcaaagtgggggcacctgggtggctcagtggttgagtgtctgccttcagctcagcatgtgatcctggagttctgggatcaagtcccaaattgggatccctgcatggagcctgcttctccctctgcctatgtctctgcttctctctgtctctcatgaataaataaagtcttaaagaaaaataaaaaggtatgatCATGGATGCTGGCTCACCTGCTGCCAGAATGGGCTGGGTGGCCAGGACGCGGTACAGATATCACCCGCAGCATAGACATCAGAGACAGACGTGTGCATGTGAGCATCCACTTTCAGGCCACCATCTTCTCCTAGATCAAACTAAACAATGTTCCTGATAAGCATAtgtgggaagaaaaatgaaagatgtcGTCTTCATTCTCAAGTAAAAGAACAAGTCAAATTTTTACACCTTGGTATGCTGATGTGTAGGGAGAAAGTAAAAAACAGTTGCAAAGTTAAGACCTCTCAGCTGAATCTTCAGGGAACCAAAATCCTACTAGGACAGATCAAGTCAAAAATTCTTACATTTGCATCAAAAACACTCAGTAACCATGTGACTACCCcactcataataataataatcctcaATTAGGTAAGCTTCAAGTGCTAGATAGTTTCTCTAAAGGAATCATTTGTAAGAAGTCGTAGGTATCTGTCTCATCAACCTTTAGACAAATGAGTTGTGCATTATGTCCCATTAATGAGGACCCTTATGCTGGGATGTTAACTGCTTAAGGACTGTAGGCAATACGAAATACTGCAAATCAAAACATGAATGTAAATAAATTGTTTTCAGCTTCCTTAAAACAGTTTTACACTAAAACAATGAATGGTTATTTAGGCTTGAGAATTAGATATCTcatactactttaaaaatattcataggaCAAAAAATTTCACCTTACATTGTTGCCACAGAGAAAAGGTTCTGTATTTGGTATAACTCCTGTAGCACTGACAATGAAATCACAGCCGTATGTCTTTTCATTAGTCAATTCCACATATACAGGCCAGgcttctttaaaagaaacaaaaaaaaactttattttcaaatgaaatcacCACCAGCTATCATTAGCATTATGTGTAATGTCTAGAacaaagagtgaaagaaaaaggcaggagAGGACTTTAAAACATACACCTTGATAATTCTTATAAAGTACACATTTGCTTAAGCAATTATAAAGCAATCCACACTGCCTCCATATTTTGGGTGTACTTAACACAATTATGGTATTCTAAacattttccttcaaattcaAAGAACTTctaacaaaatgaatttttaaactgGTAAtcactttataaattatttctttaaaagtattgAACTATTTACTTCACTGAGAGTTTAGTCCAAATAGATTACTTACTTTTCAATCTTTTCCTACATTCATATTCAAACTGTTAACACTACTTTTTTCCatggaaaaattcaaagaattcaaAAACAGTGGACTATCTCATATGCTAGTTCAGCTGAGTGTATTTCTTCAAATGGTGGTAATTCTCACAGGAAGTGTGGAATAGGGATTAGATTGTCTCTAACTCCCAAATTTATAGGTTTTTACTCTGTTTGATTTGGGGAAGTCACTTCACCTCTGAGatcataaaggattttttttagtttgtatttgttttgatcTGCAAGATATTCTGATTGACTCACAGAACTGTGGTGGTCATTTGCACCACGAAGTcccatgtaaaatgtaaaactaaataCAAATTATCAGGAAACTTGAAGactaagcaataaaaatgaaatgacttaTATTAAGTAATggcttcatttttactttttatgtttaaatttcatatggaaattaaaagtttttaatacaGTGagattaagttttctttttaaattagtggttattatagtttttattttattacttaccTTTATCAGTTGTGACTGACTGATTACAATGGTCTCTGGGAAAAGGTAAGGACTTTTTCTTAGAAATTCTAAATTCTTCTTGAAGGTAAATATTCTTTACTTCACACATAGTTTCAATGTGGACCTtatgagaaaactaaaagaaatactGGTCACCATAACAATTCCCCAAAAAATGATATGGgttactaatgaaaaaaaaattacaatacctgtagaaacataaagaaaaaaaatcttacaatataaatggaaacacacCAGATGTCCCAAAATAAACCTCGATTTCTGTGCGCGAAGGGAGTGAGCAGGAATCCATTCAGAACTCAAAAGAACTAGTTCCATTGGGAAGTGACATCAAGTGCACAATTTTTAATATAAGCCTCAATGATAattataaatacagtttttaaaaattaacaactgCTAGAGACGATAAGCCCATGCCCAATTACTGTTATATCCCAGAACCTTAGTAAAGTGCCAAGTATGTAGGAGATAATATTTACTGAACCAAACTGCTGAAGTTCTCAggttaaaaatactattaatctCAGGATCTGAAGGTGCAGGAAGAAATgattttgtataatttctatCACAAAAGTCAGATTTATCATGAAGCCAGCTCCCCTCTAAACTACTCAAGGCTGAAAAGAAATGATACACAGTAATAAGGACTCCATGTATGCTCCCTACATGTAGCATCTCCAATGCTCCTTACAGTATTTAAATATCATAGCCTCTTaactatttaaaaacagaaacatctaataaataaaatgagtaacaGCAAGTCATCTGCTTATCCAATTAgggtgttaaatatatattttatttagaatttgtcTAATAACCtttcaaatattatatatcaagtgacctttaagaaaagattaatttaaaacaGGATAGCTATGCTCACTGTAGTCTAGGCCTGGAAATCTCTAGCTGAGGAATTAAAAAGAAGGGCAAGAGTTAGATGAATGAGATACTCACTTATCTTTAATAAGGAATTGGGCCAAGTGCCACTGGTTCTGTCTGTCCTAGAGCTTTGGACCTAGCAGTTGTCTGACTTACTTGTAATCAGTCTTTATGAATGGTTCAAGAATTTGAAATTGTATCTTAGGCATATTTAATTAGTATATGAATACATACCTCTTTTGTACCTTTAAGATGCAAGCCTTCATGCCAATCAGGTCCCAAAGCACTGCCCAAATTACCAGCACCAGATTTGGTTTgtgcttcctttttccttcctaaaaagataaactcaattAAAGATTCAAATGATCTAAGAATTGCCAGGCAGAAAAGTATACTTGTGTTCTCAAGCTTTTAGGCAATATTAGGATTCTCATACATACAGCATGACTAAACTAAGTTACCTGAATTgatcattattttaatgttttgtgaTATAGAGCTATGAAATGAATTATCTTTCAATCAAGTGTTGAGTATAAACACAATGTGTTTGGGGGATGTTATGTACATGGTTAATATGAAGGGTAGGATCTATGTGATAAGAGGTTgatgatatccaaaatatataaagaactacaactTGGTAACAAAAatacaaccaaaataaaaatgggcagaggacctgaacagacagctgtttccaaagacatacagctGGTTAACAGGGACATGAAATGATCCTTAACATCACTAACCATGAgagaagtacaaatcaaaaccacaatgagttatcaccctACACTCgtagaatggctagaatcaaaaagataagaacaaGTAAGTCTTGGTGAGGGTGCGGAGAAACAAGatccctcatgcactgttgatgggaatgcaaattggtacagccattgtttaaaaaaaaaagtgtggaggttcctcaaaaaattaaaaatagaattacaaataaatgaatagatacacagaattaccatatgatccaggaaatgaaacactaattcaaaaagatgtacCCCTATGttaactgcagcattatttgGAAACAAgctatggaagcaatccaagtgtccatcaactgatgaatggataaagaagatgtggggtatatatgcaatggaatatttttcggccattaaaaaggaatgagatcttgccatgtacaacatggatggagctagagggtattatgctaaatgaagtcagacagagaagacaagctccatgatttcactcaggtggaatttaagaaacaaaaaacaaactaagaACCAGCCTCCCGTACAgaaaactggtggttgtcagtggagaggtgggtgggtggaagggTGAAATAAAGGGGATTAGGAATACGCTTATCATGaggagcactgaataatgtacaAAATTGCTGAACCATtttattgtatacctgaaactaacattttatgttaactaaacttaagtaaaattgttttaaataaatgcatgcaaattaaactagaaaaaatattgtaaaacaacaaaataaagcagaaacaGGCTCAGGtatagagaactggtggttgccacaAGGGAGGCACTGGTGCGCAGGCAAAACAGGTGAACAAGAGTAAGAAGTACGAACTTCCAGTTATGAATAAATCACAGGGCTGTAAAGTGCAGCGCAGGAAATACAGTCAAAACTGTAATAACTTTGCACCGTGATGGAGGGTAATAAGTAAGCCTACTGAGGTGACCATATcgtaatgtataaaaatactgaatcactATTCTTgaacacccgaaactaatatattgtagttataattcaataaaatatcagccagtttttaaacattttgtcaaCTTTTAGCACCCTcaaaatttataaattctttttgatCTGTATAaaccaaaagttaaaaaaaaaaaaaaagatcttataataaaaaaactaGGTTTGTATCAATGCTTTTTTAACTCACTgcatttttttgtaaaattactTGAGGTGCTATCCAGTTGTACCATCTGTCTGCAAAGATGCAGATGAGCtggttcatttatttcatttatatttccagttttaattatatatatttgtcattaaaaaaatgctgGAAAATCT
This region of Vulpes vulpes isolate BD-2025 chromosome 8, VulVul3, whole genome shotgun sequence genomic DNA includes:
- the LOC112917228 gene encoding pyridine nucleotide-disulfide oxidoreductase domain-containing protein 1 isoform X1, whose translation is MEAARPPSTAGRFVVVGGGIAGVTCAEQLAIQFPSEDILLITAHPVIKAVTNFKQVSKVLEEFDVEEQPKTMLENRFPNIKVIQSEVKQLKSKEHCILTGDGSQHVYKKLCLCAGAKPKLICEGNPYVLGIRDTDSAQEFQKQLTKAKRIMIIGNGGIALELVYEIEGCEVIWAIKDKAIGNTFFDAGAAEFLTSKLIAEKPEARIAHKRARYTTEGRKKEAQTKSGAGNLGSALGPDWHEGLHLKGTKEFSHKVHIETMCEVKNIYLQEEFRISKKKSLPFPRDHCNQSVTTDKEAWPVYVELTNEKTYGCDFIVSATGVIPNTEPFLCGNNFDLGEDGGLKVDAHMHTSVSDVYAAGDICTASWPPSPFWQQMRLWTQARQMGWYAAKCMAAASLGEPIDLDFSFELFAHVTKFFNYKVVLLGKYNAQGLGSDHELMLRCTKGQEYVKVVMQNGQMMGAVLIGETDLEETFENLILNQTDLSSYGEDLLDPNIDLEDYFD
- the LOC112917228 gene encoding pyridine nucleotide-disulfide oxidoreductase domain-containing protein 1 isoform X2, which gives rise to MEAARPPSTAGRFVVVGGGIAGVTCAEQVSKVLEEFDVEEQPKTMLENRFPNIKVIQSEVKQLKSKEHCILTGDGSQHVYKKLCLCAGAKPKLICEGNPYVLGIRDTDSAQEFQKQLTKAKRIMIIGNGGIALELVYEIEGCEVIWAIKDKAIGNTFFDAGAAEFLTSKLIAEKPEARIAHKRARYTTEGRKKEAQTKSGAGNLGSALGPDWHEGLHLKGTKEFSHKVHIETMCEVKNIYLQEEFRISKKKSLPFPRDHCNQSVTTDKEAWPVYVELTNEKTYGCDFIVSATGVIPNTEPFLCGNNFDLGEDGGLKVDAHMHTSVSDVYAAGDICTASWPPSPFWQQMRLWTQARQMGWYAAKCMAAASLGEPIDLDFSFELFAHVTKFFNYKVVLLGKYNAQGLGSDHELMLRCTKGQEYVKVVMQNGQMMGAVLIGETDLEETFENLILNQTDLSSYGEDLLDPNIDLEDYFD
- the LOC112917228 gene encoding pyridine nucleotide-disulfide oxidoreductase domain-containing protein 1 isoform X3, producing MLENRFPNIKVIQSEVKQLKSKEHCILTGDGSQHVYKKLCLCAGAKPKLICEGNPYVLGIRDTDSAQEFQKQLTKAKRIMIIGNGGIALELVYEIEGCEVIWAIKDKAIGNTFFDAGAAEFLTSKLIAEKPEARIAHKRARYTTEGRKKEAQTKSGAGNLGSALGPDWHEGLHLKGTKEFSHKVHIETMCEVKNIYLQEEFRISKKKSLPFPRDHCNQSVTTDKEAWPVYVELTNEKTYGCDFIVSATGVIPNTEPFLCGNNFDLGEDGGLKVDAHMHTSVSDVYAAGDICTASWPPSPFWQQMRLWTQARQMGWYAAKCMAAASLGEPIDLDFSFELFAHVTKFFNYKVVLLGKYNAQGLGSDHELMLRCTKGQEYVKVVMQNGQMMGAVLIGETDLEETFENLILNQTDLSSYGEDLLDPNIDLEDYFD